A window from Microbacterium ginsengiterrae encodes these proteins:
- a CDS encoding SDR family NAD(P)-dependent oxidoreductase — protein sequence MALTAHSTIGEWLDDPTGGELVRGLLAQSGADPASLTPVLGLPLQQLVTLSQGQMPQSVVDDLVRAANGGEIPADETPAGWAEQTTPGRFAGKTVIVTGAASGIGKATASRIAREGGRVIACDIAAEKLEAFRAELPDADIITVAGDLTQQDAIDAVIAAAGERIDGLANIAGINDDFSPAGETTDAVWDRVIAINLTAPFKLMRAVLPVMEKAGRGAILNVASEAGLRGNASGNAYTASKHGSIGVTKSAAFMYGPKGIRVNSVAPGGVATGIPMPPHMSEAGSARLAPFQQAIPSLATAEHLAASITFLLSDDGVNINGAILASDGGWSVQ from the coding sequence ATGGCACTGACCGCACACTCCACCATCGGCGAATGGCTTGACGACCCGACGGGCGGCGAACTCGTCCGCGGCCTGCTCGCCCAGTCCGGCGCCGACCCCGCATCCCTCACCCCCGTCCTCGGCCTCCCGCTGCAGCAGCTCGTCACCCTCAGCCAGGGGCAGATGCCGCAGTCCGTCGTCGACGACCTCGTCCGCGCCGCGAACGGCGGAGAGATCCCCGCCGACGAGACCCCGGCCGGCTGGGCCGAGCAGACCACCCCCGGCCGCTTCGCCGGCAAGACCGTGATCGTCACGGGTGCGGCATCCGGGATCGGCAAGGCCACGGCATCCCGCATCGCCCGCGAAGGCGGACGCGTCATCGCCTGCGACATCGCCGCCGAGAAGCTCGAGGCCTTCAGGGCTGAGCTCCCGGATGCCGACATCATCACCGTCGCCGGCGACCTCACCCAGCAGGACGCCATCGATGCTGTGATCGCCGCCGCCGGCGAGCGCATCGACGGCCTCGCCAACATCGCCGGGATCAACGACGACTTCTCGCCCGCAGGCGAGACGACGGATGCCGTCTGGGACCGCGTCATCGCGATCAACCTCACCGCGCCCTTCAAGCTCATGCGCGCCGTCCTCCCCGTCATGGAGAAGGCCGGTCGCGGCGCGATCCTCAACGTCGCCAGCGAAGCCGGCCTCCGCGGCAACGCCTCGGGCAACGCCTACACCGCGAGCAAGCACGGCAGCATCGGCGTGACCAAGTCCGCAGCGTTCATGTACGGGCCCAAGGGCATCCGCGTGAACTCCGTCGCACCGGGCGGTGTCGCCACCGGCATCCCGATGCCCCCGCACATGTCCGAAGCCGGCTCCGCGCGCCTCGCACCGTTCCAGCAGGCGATCCCCTCGCTCGCCACGGCCGAGCACCTCGCCGCCTCGATCACGTTCCTCCTCTCGGATGACGGCGTGAACATCAACGGCGCGATCCTCGCCTCCGACGGCGGATGGTCCGTGCAGTAA
- a CDS encoding TetR/AcrR family transcriptional regulator, producing the protein MPRPRSEKARRAVLESMRAALASGGYETVTIEGLAAEAEVSKQTIYRWWPSKAAILGEALLEGSLPTPALPVTDDLAADLRSWFSTMSAEAGHAASVEVARALIAVTATDPELGAALNARLAGPIAEQIVARLAVAQEAGDVREDVDAAAVADQFIAVSSYSALLGRGLDEERVDAVVDVLMRGIGNSCA; encoded by the coding sequence GTGCCTCGTCCTCGCAGTGAAAAAGCCCGCAGGGCCGTGCTCGAGTCGATGCGCGCTGCCCTCGCATCCGGCGGGTACGAGACCGTGACAATCGAGGGGCTCGCCGCGGAGGCGGAGGTCTCGAAGCAGACGATCTACCGGTGGTGGCCGTCGAAGGCGGCGATCCTCGGCGAGGCGCTGCTGGAGGGCTCGCTGCCGACGCCTGCGCTGCCCGTGACGGACGACCTGGCCGCCGATCTTCGGTCGTGGTTCTCAACGATGTCCGCCGAGGCCGGGCACGCGGCGAGCGTCGAGGTCGCGCGTGCGCTGATCGCCGTGACCGCGACGGATCCCGAGCTCGGCGCTGCGTTGAATGCGCGGCTCGCCGGTCCGATCGCGGAACAGATCGTCGCACGCCTTGCGGTTGCTCAGGAGGCCGGCGATGTTCGCGAGGACGTGGATGCCGCGGCCGTGGCGGATCAGTTCATCGCGGTGTCGTCGTACTCGGCGCTGCTGGGGCGCGGGTTGGATGAGGAGCGCGTGGATGCCGTGGTGGATGTGTTGATGCGGGGGATTGGGAACTCCTGCGCCTGA
- a CDS encoding DUF2075 domain-containing protein → MTGFTIQRLPFERSAVDAWAQDDARHTNWPVVYVIDGAERRKVPALYVGETVRTATRMRQHLAGSKRHEGLESIRVVVDERFNKSVCLDLESHLIRWFHGDGQYELLNGNDGLTDARYFDRDMYRESFRDVFEALRAEGLFSRSIPQIENSDLFKLSPFKALNDDQAVAVTDIVEGLLEDLQHPDRQSTLVVQGSPGTGKTIIAIFLLKLLADIRDYQDHDDIQPDSMFAEFFVSENRDLLADIRMALVVPQQSLRESVKKVFKKTPRLDPTMVLTPFQVGESERAFDLILVDETHRLGQRANQASGVQNKKFRDINVALFGKDDTRYTQLDWIKARSRHQLLLVDSEQSVRPHDLSPTVLSAEVRSARDLHRHYRLTTQMRVQAGADYVEFVRAVLRNEFPPRPDLGSYDLRLFDDLGDMVTAIRARDEEVGLSRLVAGYAWDWVSRRDPQAFDIHLDGISLRWNSADKDWINSPGSLDEVGSIHTVQGYDLNYAGVIIGPDLSVSSDTGAIVANWDAYRDKKGKERTGHLAASFDDEDLLIFIRNIYGVLLTRGMLGTYVYVCDPELRERLRSLLA, encoded by the coding sequence ATGACGGGCTTCACTATTCAGCGACTTCCCTTCGAGCGATCAGCGGTCGACGCATGGGCACAAGACGACGCGCGCCACACGAACTGGCCCGTCGTCTACGTCATCGATGGCGCCGAGAGGCGAAAAGTGCCTGCTCTATACGTGGGCGAGACCGTGAGGACCGCGACGCGCATGCGCCAGCATCTCGCGGGTTCCAAAAGGCATGAGGGTCTCGAGTCAATCCGAGTGGTCGTAGACGAGCGATTCAACAAGTCCGTGTGCCTCGACCTCGAGTCACACCTCATTCGGTGGTTTCACGGCGATGGCCAGTACGAGCTTCTTAACGGCAACGACGGACTCACCGATGCACGATACTTCGATCGCGACATGTATCGGGAGTCCTTCCGCGATGTCTTCGAGGCATTGCGCGCTGAAGGGCTGTTTTCGCGCAGCATCCCTCAGATCGAGAACTCCGACCTGTTCAAACTGTCGCCATTCAAGGCCCTCAACGACGATCAGGCCGTTGCTGTCACCGACATCGTCGAGGGGTTACTTGAAGACTTGCAGCATCCAGACAGGCAATCGACGCTCGTCGTGCAGGGTAGCCCGGGGACGGGCAAGACCATCATTGCGATTTTCCTTCTGAAACTCCTTGCCGATATTCGCGACTATCAGGATCATGACGATATCCAGCCGGACTCGATGTTCGCGGAGTTTTTCGTGTCCGAGAATCGTGATCTCCTGGCCGATATTCGTATGGCGCTCGTTGTTCCTCAGCAGTCACTGCGCGAATCGGTCAAGAAGGTCTTCAAGAAGACGCCGCGACTCGATCCGACTATGGTTCTGACACCGTTTCAGGTCGGGGAGTCTGAGCGCGCTTTTGATCTCATCCTCGTCGATGAGACGCACAGGCTGGGCCAGCGAGCGAACCAGGCGTCGGGGGTACAGAACAAGAAGTTCCGTGACATCAACGTCGCGTTGTTTGGCAAGGACGACACTCGATACACGCAGCTTGATTGGATCAAGGCGCGAAGTAGACATCAGCTCCTTCTGGTTGACAGCGAACAAAGCGTCCGGCCGCATGACCTCTCACCGACCGTGCTTTCGGCGGAGGTTCGCTCTGCGCGGGATCTCCATCGCCACTATCGACTGACCACTCAAATGCGCGTCCAGGCCGGTGCGGACTACGTCGAGTTCGTTCGCGCCGTCTTGCGCAACGAGTTTCCACCTCGACCGGACCTGGGGTCTTATGACCTCAGACTCTTTGACGATCTTGGCGATATGGTCACCGCGATCCGCGCGCGCGATGAGGAAGTCGGCCTTTCACGCCTCGTCGCTGGCTATGCGTGGGATTGGGTATCTCGCCGTGACCCGCAAGCCTTCGACATCCATCTCGACGGAATCTCCCTGCGGTGGAACAGTGCAGATAAGGACTGGATCAATTCTCCAGGCTCACTCGACGAGGTGGGATCTATTCACACAGTCCAGGGCTACGACCTCAACTATGCAGGAGTAATCATCGGGCCCGACCTGTCCGTCTCCTCGGATACGGGGGCGATTGTGGCCAACTGGGACGCGTATCGCGACAAGAAGGGCAAGGAACGCACGGGCCACCTCGCCGCCTCCTTCGACGACGAAGACCTCCTAATATTCATCCGCAACATCTACGGCGTTCTGCTCACCCGCGGAATGCTCGGAACCTACGTATATGTGTGCGACCCGGAACTGCGGGAGCGGTTGAGAAGTTTGCTCGCCTGA
- a CDS encoding nucleotide pyrophosphohydrolase, which produces MPSAATLAALRAFVAERDWDQFHSPENLAKSISIEASELLECFQWSSDFDQTRVEEELADVVTYCVHLANKLGVDLDDIVIRKLQSTAAKYPVHLAKGRMTKYTKLAEEEE; this is translated from the coding sequence ATGCCGTCCGCAGCCACCCTCGCAGCCCTCCGCGCCTTCGTTGCAGAGCGCGATTGGGACCAGTTTCACTCCCCGGAGAACCTCGCAAAAAGCATCTCTATTGAGGCCTCAGAGCTTCTCGAGTGCTTCCAGTGGTCGTCAGATTTCGACCAAACACGTGTCGAGGAGGAACTCGCCGACGTAGTCACATACTGCGTTCATCTCGCGAACAAGCTCGGGGTCGACCTCGATGACATCGTGATACGCAAACTCCAGTCCACCGCTGCGAAATATCCGGTCCACCTCGCTAAAGGACGGATGACGAAGTACACGAAGCTCGCCGAGGAAGAAGAATGA
- a CDS encoding type I restriction endonuclease: MEFSERLDALATKVKNQATAIGTEEATKNAFVMPFISTILGYDVFDPLEVVPEFTADVGTKKGEKIDYAIMRDGEVQILIECKPSMGPLKIEHASQLFRYFSVTNARIAVLTNGVAWHFYTDLDAPNRMDAKPFLVLDLLDIDETLIPEIQKLSKESFDLDSIISAAEELKYIGALKREIAGQFREPTDDWIKFFTSRVYEGAFTQKVRQQFTGLVRKAALQFLTERVNDRLKTALGVSGITQVVEPTAMPSAEVAEADLDRDTEIETTLEELEGYQIVKAIACGEVKPQRVTHRDAKSYFAVLIDDNNRKPVARLHFNGRQKYLGLLDEDKTETRHPINDLDEIYDHADSIRDAVRRYRG, from the coding sequence ATGGAATTCTCAGAGCGGCTTGACGCCCTGGCGACCAAAGTCAAGAACCAGGCCACTGCCATCGGCACCGAGGAAGCGACCAAGAACGCATTCGTCATGCCTTTCATCTCTACGATTCTTGGCTATGACGTGTTTGACCCGCTGGAAGTAGTTCCGGAATTCACGGCCGATGTGGGGACGAAGAAGGGCGAGAAGATCGACTACGCCATCATGCGTGACGGCGAGGTCCAGATCTTGATCGAATGCAAGCCATCCATGGGGCCTCTGAAGATAGAGCACGCTTCCCAGCTCTTCCGATATTTTTCGGTTACGAACGCGCGTATAGCTGTACTCACTAACGGTGTCGCCTGGCACTTCTACACTGATCTTGATGCGCCGAACCGCATGGACGCGAAGCCCTTCCTCGTGCTGGACCTCCTTGACATCGACGAGACGCTGATTCCCGAGATCCAGAAGCTCAGCAAAGAGAGTTTCGACCTGGATTCGATCATCAGTGCAGCTGAGGAACTGAAGTACATCGGCGCCTTGAAGCGTGAGATCGCAGGTCAGTTCCGGGAGCCTACGGACGACTGGATCAAGTTCTTCACCTCGCGCGTCTATGAAGGTGCCTTTACGCAGAAAGTTCGCCAGCAGTTCACCGGCTTGGTGCGAAAAGCGGCCCTGCAGTTCCTCACAGAGCGCGTGAACGACAGGCTCAAGACGGCTTTGGGGGTGAGTGGAATCACGCAGGTAGTGGAACCGACCGCGATGCCGAGCGCCGAAGTGGCCGAGGCGGATCTTGATCGCGACACCGAAATCGAGACGACTCTTGAAGAACTAGAGGGGTATCAGATCGTCAAAGCGATCGCATGTGGCGAAGTAAAACCACAGCGAGTCACACACCGTGACGCAAAGAGCTACTTCGCCGTCCTCATCGACGATAACAATCGCAAGCCTGTTGCCCGTTTGCACTTCAACGGAAGGCAGAAGTACCTCGGGCTGTTGGACGAGGACAAAACCGAAACACGGCATCCCATCAATGACCTGGACGAGATCTACGACCATGCTGACTCGATTCGTGACGCAGTGCGGCGCTACCGAGGGTAG